A genomic window from bacterium includes:
- a CDS encoding putative zinc-binding metallopeptidase: MDAPKIIQPCKLTDDESEFLEDLTGNEYDRALNCVDGLEIFNTKICLVHEAGIDELVVDGQKLNLHDADRGIAPDISGHDFVLSGERGDDWFEKKIEWSQKVADIFARCDRGLRMSGTDIELIERNEPDEIKEKRLKNFIEYYQRLTPGQAFKIRVVDFRQDDEHLGSATSHSLLSGQIAISPDGLEFEHTFFHEAAHLMTTWLSNLDIEADNWMQTAGNVYVGDAWNDLPADADSAIKLAVQDGFISWYSRKDMHEDIAELIAFINITPGYVGWMANDSQKLWEKIDFLYYHELITEEQMIDVLKRDYSYIEREWKDIAGNVQIGKDTVSKLSYEELLKMSFLSRAAVTDPRKDILYFLGAINDDPCWLRGVVKDNPKIAAKLEFLYANRMITGKQYDFLTSEKLPEMPDLPYCAQPICEYARGSFWGSVECYFKLALDNVKFINALMMPI; this comes from the coding sequence ATGGATGCACCTAAAATAATTCAGCCTTGCAAACTCACAGATGACGAGAGCGAGTTCCTGGAGGACCTCACGGGGAACGAGTATGATCGAGCCCTGAACTGTGTTGATGGTCTTGAAATTTTTAACACTAAAATATGCCTGGTTCACGAAGCAGGGATAGACGAACTCGTTGTCGACGGGCAGAAACTCAATCTCCATGATGCAGACAGAGGCATAGCTCCGGATATTTCAGGGCATGATTTTGTCCTGTCAGGCGAGCGTGGAGACGACTGGTTTGAAAAAAAGATCGAGTGGTCCCAAAAAGTCGCGGATATCTTCGCCAGATGTGATCGAGGCCTTCGGATGTCCGGCACCGATATAGAACTGATTGAGCGGAATGAGCCTGACGAGATCAAAGAAAAACGACTCAAGAACTTTATCGAATATTATCAAAGGCTGACTCCTGGACAAGCCTTCAAGATCAGGGTTGTTGATTTTCGCCAAGATGACGAGCATCTCGGATCTGCCACGTCCCATAGCTTGCTGTCAGGGCAGATAGCCATATCCCCGGATGGACTGGAATTCGAACATACTTTTTTCCATGAAGCCGCGCACCTCATGACCACGTGGCTCAGCAACCTAGATATTGAAGCGGACAATTGGATGCAGACGGCTGGAAATGTATACGTGGGCGACGCATGGAACGATTTACCTGCGGACGCTGATTCTGCGATTAAGCTCGCTGTTCAGGATGGTTTTATATCCTGGTATTCGAGAAAAGACATGCATGAGGACATTGCGGAGCTTATCGCGTTCATAAACATCACGCCGGGATACGTCGGCTGGATGGCCAATGACTCACAAAAATTATGGGAAAAAATCGATTTCCTCTATTACCACGAACTTATAACAGAAGAGCAGATGATCGACGTGCTCAAACGGGATTACTCTTACATAGAACGTGAATGGAAGGATATCGCCGGCAATGTACAAATTGGAAAAGACACTGTATCGAAATTGTCCTACGAAGAACTTTTGAAAATGAGTTTCCTTAGCCGGGCGGCAGTCACCGACCCACGTAAAGATATCCTGTATTTCCTTGGCGCCATCAATGATGACCCCTGCTGGCTGAGGGGAGTGGTAAAGGATAATCCCAAGATTGCAGCCAAGCTGGAGTTCCTCTACGCGAACAGGATGATCACGGGCAAACAGTATGATTTCCTTACCTCCGAGAAACTGCCTGAGATGCCCGACCTCCCCTATTGCGCACAACCCATATGCGAATATGCGAGGGGTTCCTTCTGGGGAAGCGTGGAGTGCTACTTCAAGCTT